The Theileria orientalis strain Shintoku DNA, chromosome 2, complete genome genome has a window encoding:
- a CDS encoding 26S proteasome ATPase subunit, whose protein sequence is MGEPTLSCYYNSLIEDYESILNQRLITKSRLEAQRNELNLRVRELKDELHSLLESGSFVGEVIKAMNNEKVLVKISLEGKYVVEVANDIDISLVTPNTRVALMSDSYKLHKILPTKVDPLVALMKVEKVPDSTYEMVGGLQDQIKQVKEVIELPIKHPEIFDALGISQPKGVLLYGPPGTGKTLLARAVAHHTECTFIRVSGSELVQKYIGEGSRMVRELFVMARNHAPSIIFMDEIDSIGSTRSEGSRGDSEVQRTMLELLSQLDGFEPFQNIKVIMCTNRIDILDEALLRPGRIDRKIEFPNPTVEGREQILKIHSKKMNLLRDIDLLEIAKKMTGCSGAEIKAVCTEAGMFALRERRVHVTREDFEMAVAKVMKKGQEQMSIKKLWK, encoded by the exons atgggAGAGCCCACACTCTCGTGTTACTACAACAGTTTAATAGAAGACTACGAGTCAATCCTGAACCAGAGACTGATAACTAAATCGCGACTCGAAGCGCAAAGAAACGAGCTTAACCTGAGAGTGAGAGAACTGAAAGATGAACTGCACAGCCTGCTAGAGTCAGGATCGTTTGTCGGAGAAGTGATAAAGGCAATGAATAACGAAAAGGTGCTGGTCAAAATCAGCCTCGAGGGCAAGTACGTGGTGGAGGTGGCGAACGATATCGACATCAGTTTGGTGACGCCAAACACAAGAGTGGCACTGATGTCAGACTCATATAAGCTGCATAAAATACTGCCGACAAAAGTGGACCCTTTAGTGGCACTTATGAAGGTGGAAAAGGTGCCAGACAGCACGTACGAGATGGTGGGAGGACTGCAGGACCAGATAAAGCAGGTGAAGGAGGTGATAGAGTTACCAATAAAACACCCGGAGATTTTCGATGCACTAG GTATTAGTCAGCCGAAAGGAGTGTTGCTGTACGGGCCACCAGGAACAGGAAAGACGCTGCTGGCAAGAGCAGTGGCACACCACACAGAGTGCACATTCATAAGAGTTAGCGGATCGGAGCTGGTGCAAAAATATATCGGAGAAGGAAGCAGAATGGTGAGAGAACTCTTCGTAATGGCAAGAAATCACGCACCCTCAATAATATTCATGGACGAAATCGACTCGATAGGAAGCACGAGAAGCGAAGGAAGCAGAGGAGACTCGGAAGTACAGAGAACAATGCTGGAACTGCTGAGTCAGCTGGACGGATTTGAGCCCTTTCAGAACATTAAGGTGATCATGTGCACGAACAGAATCGACATCCTGGACGAAGCGCTCCTGAGACCAGGAAGAATAGACCGCAAAATAGAGTTCCCAAACCCGACGGTGGAAGGAAGAGAGCAGATACTTAAGATACACTCCAAAAAAATGAACCTGCTGAGAGACATAGATTTGCTGGAAATAGCGAAGAAGATGACAGGATGCAGCGGAGCAGAAATCAAGGCAGTGTGCACAGAAGCAGGAATGTTCGCGCTTAGAGAGAGGAGAGTGCACGTGACGAGAGAAGACTTTGAAATGGCAGTAGCGAAGGTGATGAAAAAGGGGCAGGAACAAATGTCAATCAAGAAGCTGTGGAAGTAG
- a CDS encoding uncharacterized protein (protein phosphatase 2C family protein), which produces MGKTPLDTPRSTDDRDNKTIKGSGKGFRKGRNGPKWNRIKQENGKLTLGTKGLLVTNSMVGKYKDAMQEILSILREHSGLESVHREEPKTKPVEPKDMDPERLLEEEISKVNEEFSRFVPGSCISKGLNFVVFKYKEDVPSKYVQEIFTKILESKAYTARFLSKIVPIDRICNANLNDLKGVLENIFKAEFPLSAIGEGVCVDTAEAIGSESTINTTANDNASKSEDEVGNDGDNSPEESSVPKDTWALYFKRTNSNSLSHESVLDLITRLLGGKYRVNLKFPDKLIVVCVVKSDSLRVPESGQWFPDPESDWYIHESQDWMHNPNENVYFHIESKTIVPFNQGEEAVADGNEDVDDGVDLEDHKGHEEEHEDLEEEEEEEDLAIDFNKDLMAGTSSHKGQHESKVENEDRFITRECLSIQYVSNSEALCYFSGVFDGHQGPACSDYIVKHLKNNILTVFRQTLTSNSFKKRKMMSNNSFKLNQFPSNSGSLLFSHVGSCLDNCLGNHLDSFVGCYTYCLLTPLMSNVDHDPTEDTVNKKVDWEIYNLLYAIKKGVEMLDYNYCSYCVNSQLSNSSPSNSQSGNQHNIDPSNIFNLNGSTLNLLFLMGPDDYGRLKLIAANVGDSRAILCMRDGERYVAKDLTLDHKPNLKKERERIVKGGGSVERIQNTWRALLRVDQRGVLCGLSTSRSIGDYILKGNIISGEVDLFVFDVDFDDYMFVAQCTDGVTDRLSSQEIVDSILESIGDGLSPEKAAEKVVKLAEHKKSFDDKTCNIIYFTWHKEFYSKVLDPDKPEDGENETDQANQVEQSEEQEEDEDIFM; this is translated from the exons atgggTAAAACACCTCTTGATACGCCCAGGAGTACTGACGATAGAGATAATAAAACCATCAAAGGGTCTGGAAAAGGGTTTAGAAAGGGAAGAAATGGCCCTAAATGGAAT AGAATCAAGCAGGAAAATGGTAAATTGACATTGGGAACAAAAGGACTTCTGGTTACTAATTCAATGGTTGGAAAATATAAGGACGCTATGCAGGAAATTCTGTCCATTCTCCGTGAG CACTCTGGATTGGAAAGTGTTCATAGAGAAGAGCCCAAAACAAAGCCAGTTGAGCCTAAAGATATGGACCCAGAACGACTTTTGGAGGAGGAAATTAGCAAGGTAAACGAGGAGTTCAGTAGGTTTGTTCCTGGCTCCTGTATTTCAAAGGGCCTAAACTtcgttgtttttaaatacaaggAGGACGTTCCTTCCAAATACGTGCAAGAGATTTTCACCAAAATATTGGAGAGTAAAGCCTACACTGCTAGATTCCTTAGTAAAATAGTCCCGATAGATCGCATATGCAATGctaatttaaatgaccTAAAAGGTGTTTTGGAGAATATCTTCAAAGCCGAGTTTCCACTTTCAGCAATCGGCGAGGGTGTGTGCGTCGACACTGCCGAAGCCATTGGGTCTGAATCTACCATCAATACCACGGCCAATGATAACGCTAGTAAATCTGAAGATGAAGTTGGCAACGATGGTGATAATTCCCCTGAGGAATCGTCTGTTCCCAAAGACACTTGGGCcctgtattttaaaaggaCCAATTCCAACTCTTTAAGCCATGAATCGGTCTTAGATTTAATTACACGATTGCTGGGAGGAAAGTATagagtaaatttaaagtttCCTGATAAATTGATTGTCGTCTGTGTTGTTAAG tcGGATTCTTTGAGAGTTCCTGAGTCTGGTCAGTGGTTTCCAGACCCTGAAAGCGACTGGTATATACATGAATCCCAAGATTGGATGCACAACCCGaatgaaaatgtgtacttTCACATTGAATCGAAGACCATAGTCCCCTTCAATCAAGGGGAAGAGGCAGTCGCAGATGGCAACGAGGACGTGGATGATGGTGTTGATTTAGAGGACCATAAAGGACACGAAGAGGAACATGAAGacctggaagaagaagaggaggaggaagattTAGCAATAGATTTTAATAAAGATCTGATGGCTGGTACGTCGTCACACAAG GGTCAACATGAGTCGAAGGTTGAAAACGAGGATCGGTTTATAACAAGGGAATGTCTGTCAATTCAGTACGTGAGTAACTCGGAGGCATTGTGTTACTTCTCTGGAGTATTTGATGGGCACCAAGGACCAGC ATGCTCGGACTACATTGTTaagcacctgaagaacaacATTCTAACGGTGTTTAGACAGACGTTGACGTCAAATTCTTTTAAAAAGAGAAAGATGATGTCGAataattcatttaaattgaaCCAGTTCCCGAGCAATTCAGGTTCGTTACTTTTCAGTCACGTAGGTAGTTGCCTAGATAATTGCTTAGGTAATCACTTAGATAGTTTCGTAGGCTGTTACACATATTGCCTATTGACACCACTAATGAGTAACGTAGACCACGACCCGACCGAGGACACAGTGAACAAGAAAGTTGATTGGGAGATATACAACCTGCTGTACGCGATTAAAAAGGGCGTGGAGATGCTGGACTACAACTACTGCTCATACTGCGTTAACTCGCAGCTGTCGAACAGCTCACCGAGTAACTCGCAATCTGGAAATCAACACAACATTGACCCCTCAAACATCTTTAACCTTAACGGAAGCACGCTGAATCTGCTGTTCCTCATGGGACCGGACGACTACGGGAGGCTGAAACTGATAGCAGCAAACGTGGGTGACTCCAGAGCAATCCTCTGCATGAGGGACGGAGAAAGATACGTGGCAAAGGACCTCACGTTGGACCATAAGCCGAACCTGAAAAAGGAAAGGGAGCGCATCGTAAAGGGAGGAGGCTCAGTGGAACGCATACAGAACACGTGGAGAGCCTTACTGAGGGTAGACCAGAGG GGAGTGCTGTGTGGGCTCTCGACGTCAAGGAGCATCGGCGACTATATTTTAAAGG GCAATATAATAAGTGGAGAGGTTGATTTGTTCGTATTCGATGTCGACTTCGACGACTACATGTTTGTGGCACAGTGCACAGATGGAGTTACGGATCGTCTGTCCTCACAG GAAATTGTTGATTCTATTCTGGAAAGTATTGGCGATGGACTGAGTCCAGAGAAGGCGGCAGAAAAGGTAGTTAAACTGGCTGAACACAAAAAGTCGTTCGACGACAAAACCTGTAACATAATCTACTTTACCTGGCACAAGGAATTTTATAGCAAG GTACTGGATCCTGATAAACCTGAAGATGGAGAAAACGAAACAGATCAAGCGAATCAGGTTGAACAATCtgaggagcaggaggaggacgaggatatttttatgtaa